From the Burkholderia ubonensis genome, one window contains:
- a CDS encoding peptidoglycan D,D-transpeptidase FtsI family protein gives MKPSQKRQNVKFASSPVLSVHLPMWRSKLVVFLLFMAFVALAARAFWIQGPGNAFYQKQGESRYQRTIELPATRGKILDRNGLVLATSLPVRAIWAIPDAVPDDLGADKLDQLGKLLGMTQKELRAKLSEDKGFVYVKRQVPIDTADKVAALDIPGVYQRNEYKRFYPEGEITAHLIGFTNVEDEGQEGVELGDQKLLSGTSGVRRVIKDRLGHIVEDVAEQLPPHNGTDVDLSIDSKIQYIAYANLKAAVDKFKAKAGAAMVIDVRTGEVLALVNYPTYNPNDRSHLTGEQLRNRILTDVFEPGSIMKPFTVSLALDLHRVTPNTLVETGNGHFVLDGAPITDDAGFGTLTVGGVIQKSSNIGATKIAMTMKPEEMWNMYTSIGLGQAPKVGFPGAAAGRLRQWKNWRRIEQATMSYGYGLSASLFQLGRAYTAIAHDGELMPVTIFKTNSAQPVAGPQIFAPSTARQVRAMLETVVAPGGTSPDAAVPGYRVGGKSGTAYKHEGHGYTRKYRASFVGMAPMPNPRIVVAVSVDEPTAGSHFGGQVSGPVFSAIAGDALRALNVPPNMPVKQLVVSDDTPPATGPQKLAAGAGAKHMIVSSTTRNSPGVIR, from the coding sequence ATGAAGCCGTCGCAGAAGCGCCAGAACGTGAAGTTCGCGTCGAGCCCCGTGCTGTCGGTGCACCTGCCGATGTGGCGCTCGAAGCTCGTCGTGTTCCTGCTGTTCATGGCGTTCGTCGCGCTCGCCGCGCGCGCGTTCTGGATCCAGGGGCCCGGCAACGCGTTCTATCAGAAGCAGGGCGAAAGCCGCTACCAGCGCACGATCGAGCTGCCGGCGACGCGCGGCAAGATTCTCGACCGCAACGGGCTCGTGCTCGCGACGAGCCTGCCCGTGCGCGCGATCTGGGCGATTCCCGACGCGGTGCCGGACGATCTCGGCGCGGACAAGCTCGACCAGCTCGGCAAGCTGCTCGGCATGACGCAGAAGGAGCTGCGCGCGAAGCTGTCGGAGGACAAGGGTTTCGTGTACGTGAAGCGCCAGGTGCCGATCGACACCGCCGACAAGGTCGCGGCGCTCGACATCCCCGGCGTGTACCAGCGCAACGAATACAAGCGCTTCTATCCGGAAGGCGAGATCACCGCGCACCTGATCGGCTTCACGAACGTCGAGGACGAGGGCCAGGAAGGCGTCGAGCTCGGTGACCAGAAGCTGCTGTCCGGCACCTCGGGCGTGCGCCGGGTGATCAAGGACCGGCTTGGACACATCGTCGAGGACGTTGCCGAGCAGCTGCCGCCGCACAACGGGACGGACGTCGACCTGTCGATCGACAGCAAGATCCAGTACATCGCGTACGCGAACCTGAAGGCCGCGGTCGACAAGTTCAAGGCGAAGGCGGGCGCGGCGATGGTCATCGACGTGCGCACCGGCGAGGTGCTCGCGCTCGTCAACTATCCGACGTACAACCCGAACGACCGTTCGCACCTGACGGGCGAGCAGCTGCGCAACCGGATCCTGACCGACGTGTTCGAGCCGGGCTCGATCATGAAGCCGTTTACGGTGTCGCTCGCGCTCGACCTGCATCGCGTGACGCCGAACACGCTCGTCGAGACCGGCAACGGCCACTTCGTGCTGGACGGCGCGCCGATCACCGACGACGCGGGCTTCGGCACGCTGACGGTCGGCGGCGTGATCCAGAAATCGAGCAACATCGGCGCGACGAAGATCGCGATGACGATGAAGCCCGAGGAAATGTGGAATATGTATACGAGCATCGGCCTCGGCCAGGCGCCGAAGGTCGGCTTCCCGGGCGCGGCGGCCGGCCGCCTGCGGCAGTGGAAGAATTGGCGCAGGATCGAGCAGGCGACGATGTCGTACGGCTATGGCCTGTCCGCGTCGCTGTTCCAGCTCGGGCGCGCGTATACGGCGATCGCGCACGACGGCGAGCTGATGCCGGTGACGATCTTCAAGACCAACAGCGCGCAGCCGGTCGCGGGGCCGCAGATTTTCGCCCCGTCCACCGCGCGCCAGGTGCGGGCGATGCTCGAAACGGTCGTGGCGCCGGGCGGCACGTCGCCGGACGCCGCCGTGCCGGGCTACCGCGTCGGCGGCAAGAGCGGTACCGCGTACAAGCACGAAGGGCACGGCTATACCCGCAAGTACCGGGCGTCGTTCGTCGGGATGGCGCCGATGCCGAACCCGCGCATCGTCGTCGCGGTGTCGGTCGACGAGCCGACGGCGGGCAGCCACTTCGGCGGGCAGGTGTCCGGGCCGGTGTTCTCGGCGATCGCAGGCGACGCGCTGCGCGCGCTGAACGTGCCGCCGAACATGCCGGTCAAGCAGCTCGTCGTGTCTGACGATACGCCCCCCGCGACCGGGCCGCAAAAGCTGGCCGCGGGTGCGGGCGCGAAGCATATGATCGTGTCCAGCACGACACGCAATTCTCCTGGAGTCATTCGATGA
- a CDS encoding UDP-N-acetylmuramoyl-L-alanyl-D-glutamate--2,6-diaminopimelate ligase, protein MSAARSSHPAHQQIAAALAWLRQHVAPAAQLHADTRSLEAGDVFLAYAVDGADNRAFIADAVARGAAAVLYQPDGLAAAPAAPVALAVPALNELAGDIASGWYGDPSDSLFAVGVTGTNGKTSCTQWIAAALTALDRPCALIGTLGSGMPGHLVPTGFTTPDAPQLQRSLAQLRDAGAKAVAMEVSSHALHQGRVNGTAFDIAVFTNLTQDHLDYHRTFDAYEAAKAKLFAWRGLRAAVVNRDDAAGSRLLASLSGQVRTIAYGIGDAPAAGADRELSAHDVRATATGTAFRLRSSWGDADVEVGTLGTFNVSNLLAVLGTLLAADVPFDAALAEIARLEPVNGRMQRLGGRLQNDEPLVVIDYAHTPDALEKTLDALRPIAVARGGALVCMFGCGGDRDATKRPLMGAIAERLADEVVVTSDNPRSEDPQRIIDQIVAGMTAPDNARRIEDRASAILQAVRGAAREDVVVLAGKGHEATQEIMGKKRAFSDQDHARLALAARATHGKGGGE, encoded by the coding sequence ATGAGCGCCGCTCGCAGTTCCCATCCGGCGCACCAGCAGATCGCAGCCGCGCTCGCGTGGCTGCGTCAGCATGTGGCCCCCGCCGCGCAACTGCATGCGGATACGCGCAGCCTCGAAGCAGGCGACGTGTTTCTCGCGTATGCGGTCGACGGGGCCGACAACCGCGCCTTCATTGCCGACGCGGTCGCGCGCGGCGCCGCCGCCGTGCTGTATCAGCCGGACGGCCTTGCCGCCGCACCTGCCGCGCCGGTCGCGCTCGCCGTGCCGGCGCTGAACGAACTCGCCGGCGACATCGCCAGCGGGTGGTACGGCGATCCGAGCGACAGCCTGTTCGCGGTCGGCGTGACCGGCACGAACGGCAAGACGTCGTGCACGCAGTGGATCGCCGCCGCGCTGACGGCGCTCGATCGGCCGTGCGCGCTGATCGGCACGCTCGGCAGCGGGATGCCGGGCCATCTGGTGCCGACCGGCTTCACGACGCCCGATGCGCCGCAGCTGCAGCGCAGCCTCGCGCAGTTGCGCGACGCGGGCGCGAAGGCCGTGGCGATGGAGGTGTCGTCGCACGCGCTGCATCAGGGCCGCGTGAATGGCACCGCGTTCGACATCGCCGTGTTTACGAACCTCACGCAGGATCACCTCGACTATCACCGCACGTTCGACGCGTACGAAGCGGCGAAGGCGAAGCTGTTCGCATGGCGCGGCCTGCGCGCCGCGGTCGTCAATCGCGACGACGCGGCCGGCAGCCGTCTGCTCGCGAGCCTGTCCGGCCAAGTGCGCACGATCGCATACGGGATCGGCGATGCGCCGGCGGCGGGTGCGGATCGCGAGCTGAGCGCGCATGACGTGCGTGCGACCGCGACCGGCACAGCATTCCGCCTGCGTTCGTCGTGGGGCGACGCGGACGTCGAGGTCGGCACGCTCGGCACGTTCAACGTCAGCAACCTGCTCGCGGTGCTCGGCACGCTGCTCGCGGCCGACGTGCCGTTCGACGCGGCGCTCGCCGAAATCGCGCGGCTCGAGCCGGTCAACGGCCGGATGCAGCGCCTCGGCGGCCGGCTGCAGAACGACGAGCCGCTCGTCGTGATCGACTATGCGCACACGCCCGACGCGCTCGAGAAGACGCTCGACGCGCTGCGTCCGATCGCCGTCGCGCGCGGTGGCGCGCTCGTCTGCATGTTCGGCTGCGGCGGCGACCGCGACGCGACCAAGCGTCCGCTGATGGGCGCGATCGCCGAGCGGCTGGCCGACGAGGTCGTCGTGACGAGCGACAACCCGCGCAGCGAGGACCCGCAGCGCATCATCGACCAGATCGTCGCCGGGATGACCGCGCCGGACAACGCGCGCCGGATCGAGGACCGCGCGAGCGCGATCCTGCAGGCGGTGCGCGGCGCGGCGCGCGAGGACGTCGTCGTGCTGGCCGGCAAGGGGCACGAGGCGACGCAGGAGATCATGGGCAAGAAGCGCGCGTTCTCCGACCAGGACCACGCGCGGCTCGCGCTCGCGGCGCGCGCGACGCACGGCAAGGGAGGCGGCGAATGA
- a CDS encoding UDP-N-acetylmuramoyl-tripeptide--D-alanyl-D-alanine ligase, with amino-acid sequence MTMLSLGEAARLIQGATVHGDARVTFERVSTDSRTVGPGDLFVALKGERFDAHDFLADVAARGAAAALVSHTPAGLAMPTIEGGETRAALGALAHGWRKRFPLPVVAVTGSNGKTTVKEMIASIFAAAVGADARLATAGNLNNDVGLPLTLLRLNAAHRLAVIELGMNHPGETEILARLTAPTVALVNNAQREHQEFMATVEAVALEHAAVIHALAPDGVAVFPADDAYAGIWRVAATGNRIVDFALDDGERHTDAQVTGRVDGGALAIDTPAGSITVRLRALGAHNARNALAATAAALAAGVALTAIRQGLEAFEPVKGRLQVRQAIAGSLAGATVVDDTYNANPDSMRAAIDVLAAQPAPRVLVIGDMGEVGDEGPAFHREVGAYARERGIDALFALGDASRDACASYGDTARHFGDVGALVDALLAAGYGARATVLVKGSRYMKMERVVDALTNQPAAGTAPAAP; translated from the coding sequence ATGACGATGCTCAGCCTTGGTGAAGCCGCTCGCCTGATTCAGGGCGCGACCGTCCACGGCGACGCGCGCGTCACGTTCGAGCGCGTGTCGACGGACAGCCGCACGGTCGGCCCGGGCGACCTGTTCGTCGCGCTGAAAGGGGAGCGCTTCGACGCGCACGATTTCCTCGCCGACGTGGCGGCGCGCGGCGCGGCCGCGGCGCTCGTGTCGCACACGCCGGCGGGCCTCGCGATGCCGACGATCGAGGGCGGTGAAACACGGGCCGCGCTCGGCGCCCTTGCACACGGCTGGCGCAAACGATTCCCGTTGCCGGTCGTCGCTGTGACGGGCAGCAACGGCAAGACGACGGTCAAGGAAATGATCGCGTCGATCTTTGCCGCCGCGGTCGGCGCGGATGCGCGGCTCGCCACGGCCGGCAACCTCAATAATGACGTCGGCCTGCCGTTGACGCTGCTGCGCCTGAACGCCGCGCACCGGCTCGCGGTGATCGAGCTCGGGATGAACCACCCGGGCGAGACGGAGATCCTTGCGCGCCTCACGGCGCCGACGGTCGCGCTCGTCAACAATGCGCAGCGCGAGCACCAGGAATTCATGGCGACGGTCGAAGCCGTCGCGCTCGAACATGCGGCCGTGATCCACGCGCTCGCGCCGGACGGCGTCGCGGTGTTCCCGGCCGACGACGCGTACGCGGGCATCTGGCGCGTCGCGGCGACCGGCAACCGGATCGTCGACTTCGCGCTCGACGACGGCGAGCGGCACACCGACGCGCAAGTGACGGGCCGCGTCGACGGCGGCGCACTCGCGATCGACACGCCCGCCGGGTCGATCACGGTGCGGCTGCGTGCGCTCGGCGCACACAACGCGCGCAACGCGCTGGCGGCGACAGCCGCCGCGCTGGCGGCGGGCGTCGCGCTGACGGCGATCCGCCAGGGCCTCGAGGCGTTCGAGCCGGTCAAGGGCCGCCTGCAGGTCCGGCAGGCAATCGCCGGCAGCCTGGCGGGCGCGACGGTCGTCGACGACACGTACAACGCGAACCCCGATTCGATGCGCGCGGCGATCGACGTGCTCGCGGCGCAGCCCGCGCCGCGCGTGCTGGTGATCGGCGACATGGGCGAAGTCGGCGACGAAGGCCCTGCGTTCCATCGCGAGGTCGGCGCGTATGCGCGCGAGCGTGGCATCGATGCACTGTTCGCGCTCGGCGACGCCTCGCGCGACGCCTGCGCATCCTACGGCGACACGGCCCGCCACTTCGGCGACGTCGGCGCGCTGGTCGACGCGCTGCTGGCGGCGGGCTACGGCGCACGGGCGACGGTGCTCGTGAAGGGCTCGCGGTACATGAAGATGGAGCGCGTGGTCGACGCGCTGACGAACCAACCCGCGGCGGGCACGGCGCCCGCCGCACCTTGA
- the mraZ gene encoding division/cell wall cluster transcriptional repressor MraZ, translating into MFQGASALTLDAKGRMSVPARYREALQGQAEGRVTVTKHPDGCLLLFPRPEWEVFRAKIAALPMDAHWWRRIFLGNAMDVDLDSAGRILVSPELRMAAGLEKEVMLLGMGSHFELWDSQTYIAKEQAAMAQGMPDALKNFTF; encoded by the coding sequence GTGTTCCAAGGGGCGTCGGCGCTGACGCTCGATGCGAAAGGGCGGATGTCGGTGCCGGCTCGCTATCGCGAAGCGCTGCAAGGACAGGCAGAAGGACGGGTGACTGTGACCAAGCACCCGGACGGCTGCCTGTTGCTGTTTCCGCGCCCCGAATGGGAGGTGTTCCGCGCCAAGATCGCTGCGCTGCCGATGGATGCGCACTGGTGGCGGCGGATTTTTCTCGGCAATGCGATGGATGTCGATCTCGACAGCGCGGGCCGGATTCTCGTATCGCCCGAGCTGCGCATGGCGGCCGGGCTGGAAAAGGAAGTCATGTTGTTGGGAATGGGTAGTCACTTCGAGCTGTGGGATTCGCAGACCTACATCGCGAAGGAGCAGGCGGCGATGGCGCAGGGCATGCCCGACGCGCTGAAGAATTTCACGTTCTGA
- a CDS encoding porin translates to MKKSLLALVALGAFAGAAHAQSSVTLYGIIDEGFIFNNNAKGKHLYGLSSGVLQGSRWGLRGTEDLGGGLKAVFVLENGFDVNTGGLKQGGLEFGRQAYVGLGSGFGTVTLGRQYDSVVDFVGPLEAGDQWGGYIAAHPGDLDNFNNAYRVNNAIKYTSPTYNGFSFGGLYSFGGQAGQFAKNQVWSLGAGYNNGPLVLGVGYLNARTPANFGGMFNTGSSDPAASGKPVVSSPVYGTYANSANTYQVIGAGGAYTFGAATIGATYSNTKFKGFTAGGFSGTATFNNGEINFKYQLTPALILGAAYDYTQGSKIGDASAAKYHQGSLGVDYFLSKRTDIYVIGVYQHASGNVLDSSGHIAPATAAINGLDQSNTSNQVAARVGIRHKF, encoded by the coding sequence ATGAAAAAGTCGCTTCTCGCGCTCGTCGCGCTGGGCGCGTTCGCTGGCGCCGCTCACGCGCAAAGCAGCGTGACGCTTTACGGCATCATCGATGAAGGCTTCATCTTCAACAACAACGCCAAGGGCAAGCACCTGTACGGCCTGTCGAGCGGCGTGCTGCAAGGCAGCCGCTGGGGCCTGCGCGGCACGGAAGACCTGGGCGGCGGCCTGAAGGCGGTCTTCGTGCTCGAAAACGGCTTTGACGTGAACACCGGCGGCCTCAAGCAGGGCGGCCTCGAATTCGGCCGTCAGGCATACGTCGGCCTGGGGAGCGGCTTCGGCACGGTCACGCTGGGCCGCCAGTACGACTCCGTCGTCGACTTCGTCGGCCCGCTCGAGGCGGGTGACCAGTGGGGCGGCTACATCGCCGCGCACCCGGGCGACCTCGACAACTTCAACAACGCCTATCGCGTGAACAACGCGATCAAATACACGAGCCCGACCTACAACGGCTTCTCGTTCGGCGGCCTGTACAGCTTCGGCGGGCAAGCCGGCCAGTTCGCGAAGAACCAGGTCTGGTCGCTCGGCGCCGGCTACAACAACGGCCCGCTGGTTCTCGGCGTCGGCTACCTGAACGCGCGCACGCCGGCGAACTTCGGCGGCATGTTCAACACCGGCTCGTCCGATCCGGCGGCAAGCGGCAAGCCGGTCGTCTCGTCGCCGGTTTACGGCACGTACGCGAACAGCGCGAACACGTACCAGGTCATCGGTGCCGGCGGCGCCTACACGTTCGGCGCGGCGACGATCGGGGCAACGTACTCGAACACGAAGTTCAAGGGCTTTACTGCTGGCGGGTTCTCCGGCACTGCGACGTTCAACAACGGCGAAATCAACTTCAAGTATCAGTTGACCCCGGCGCTGATCCTGGGCGCGGCGTACGACTATACGCAGGGCAGCAAGATCGGCGACGCGTCCGCCGCGAAATACCACCAGGGCTCGCTGGGCGTCGACTACTTCCTGTCGAAGCGTACGGACATCTACGTGATCGGCGTGTACCAGCATGCGTCGGGCAACGTGCTCGATTCGTCGGGCCACATCGCTCCGGCCACCGCCGCGATCAACGGCCTCGACCAGTCGAACACCAGCAATCAGGTGGCGGCTCGCGTCGGCATCCGTCACAAGTTCTAA
- the coq7 gene encoding 2-polyprenyl-3-methyl-6-methoxy-1,4-benzoquinone monooxygenase, giving the protein MVLDELISEFDRGLRSMAGVNRMSRPVPAPAEPPTVELTPAERTHAAGLMRVNHVGEICAQALYQAQKLTARTPAAKAMFEEAAREEEDHLAWTAHRLKELDSRPSVLNPLWYAGALAIGVAAGALGDKVSLGFMAETERQVESHLEGHLSTLPAGDTASRAIVDQMRIDEVKHGKAATDAGGIELPLPARMLMRAASKVMTSTAYYL; this is encoded by the coding sequence ATGGTGTTGGATGAATTGATCAGCGAATTCGATCGCGGTCTGCGCTCGATGGCGGGCGTGAACCGCATGAGCCGGCCGGTGCCCGCGCCTGCTGAACCCCCGACCGTCGAGCTCACGCCGGCCGAGCGCACGCATGCCGCAGGACTGATGCGCGTGAACCATGTCGGCGAGATCTGCGCGCAGGCGCTGTATCAGGCGCAGAAGCTGACCGCGCGCACGCCGGCGGCCAAGGCGATGTTCGAGGAGGCTGCCCGCGAGGAGGAGGACCACCTCGCATGGACCGCGCACCGGCTCAAGGAGCTCGACTCGCGTCCGAGCGTGCTGAATCCGCTGTGGTACGCTGGCGCGCTGGCGATCGGCGTCGCGGCCGGCGCGCTCGGCGACAAGGTGAGCCTCGGCTTCATGGCCGAGACGGAGCGCCAGGTCGAAAGCCATCTGGAAGGTCACCTGTCGACGCTGCCGGCGGGCGACACCGCGTCACGCGCGATTGTCGACCAGATGCGCATCGACGAGGTGAAGCACGGCAAGGCCGCGACCGACGCGGGCGGCATCGAGCTGCCGCTGCCGGCGCGGATGCTGATGCGCGCCGCATCGAAAGTCATGACGAGCACTGCGTACTACCTGTGA
- the rsmH gene encoding 16S rRNA (cytosine(1402)-N(4))-methyltransferase RsmH — MGNELQHRTVLLDEAVDALVTRPDGIYVDGTFGRGGHSLAVLARLGAAGRLIAFDKDPRAIETARGIEDARFAIVHDSFASMQGALAARGIGKVSGVLLDLGVSSPQVDDPQRGFSFRADGPLDMRMDPTRGESAAEWLARASLQELTEVIRDYGEERFAFQIAKALVARRAESDRLGPLDSTGELAQIVGHVVKTREKGKDPATRTFQAIRIHVNQELADLQVVLDAALSLLEQGGRLVVISFHSLEDRIVKRFMQAHASAPAVDRRLPIRAVDLPSPPLKIIGRKFPSDAEVAANPRARSAVMRIAERVAP; from the coding sequence ATGGGAAACGAATTGCAGCATCGGACGGTGTTGTTGGACGAGGCGGTCGACGCGCTCGTGACGCGGCCGGACGGCATCTATGTCGACGGCACGTTCGGGCGGGGCGGCCACAGCCTCGCGGTGCTCGCGCGGCTCGGGGCCGCCGGGCGCCTGATCGCGTTCGACAAGGATCCGCGTGCGATCGAGACGGCGCGGGGCATCGAGGATGCGCGCTTCGCGATCGTGCACGACAGCTTTGCGTCGATGCAGGGCGCGCTTGCGGCGCGCGGCATCGGGAAGGTGTCGGGTGTGTTGCTGGACCTGGGCGTGTCCTCGCCGCAGGTGGACGATCCGCAGCGGGGCTTCAGCTTCCGCGCGGATGGCCCGCTGGACATGCGCATGGATCCGACGCGCGGCGAGTCGGCGGCCGAATGGCTCGCGCGGGCGTCGCTGCAGGAACTGACGGAGGTGATACGAGATTATGGGGAAGAACGGTTTGCTTTTCAGATTGCAAAGGCGCTTGTTGCTCGCCGGGCAGAGTCCGACCGTCTCGGGCCTCTCGACAGCACGGGCGAGCTTGCCCAAATCGTGGGTCACGTCGTCAAGACACGTGAGAAGGGCAAGGACCCGGCAACCCGCACCTTTCAGGCTATACGGATTCACGTCAATCAAGAGCTTGCGGACCTGCAAGTCGTACTAGACGCGGCATTGTCGTTGCTGGAGCAAGGGGGGCGGCTGGTGGTCATCAGCTTTCATTCACTCGAGGACCGGATCGTCAAGCGATTCATGCAGGCGCACGCGAGTGCGCCTGCGGTCGATCGCCGCCTGCCGATCCGCGCCGTCGACCTCCCGAGCCCCCCGTTGAAGATCATCGGCCGCAAATTCCCGAGCGACGCCGAAGTGGCCGCGAACCCGCGCGCGCGCTCGGCGGTGATGCGCATTGCGGAGCGCGTCGCGCCATGA